A window of the Halolamina sp. CBA1230 genome harbors these coding sequences:
- the hutG gene encoding formimidoylglutamase codes for MTGFTEPAPWQGPSSDPNDEQFGDIVAETTVDAAGEYDAVLVGEPYDGAVIGRTGARDGPAAIRDALAATKTHHFTAGPIDSVGDVGNVDVDWTDSVSDVQRAVETAVAPLHDADTLPVFLGGDNSTTVPNVASLLSSGSVGVVSLDAHLDCRELRDGPTSGTPYRQLFDRGLDSLAVLGARHFETSTRYHEYLREQGGQIHPASEVGVDPGGVAAAALSELADVDTVYVSLDMDVLDAAAAPGVSAPTPGGLTSRELFDALGRLAADDRVAGFEVVECAPPLDSDGRTVTTAARAIAQFLAGVDR; via the coding sequence ATGACCGGATTCACCGAACCCGCCCCCTGGCAGGGTCCGTCGTCGGACCCGAACGACGAGCAGTTCGGCGACATCGTGGCCGAGACCACCGTCGACGCCGCCGGCGAGTATGATGCCGTGCTCGTCGGCGAACCGTACGACGGCGCCGTCATCGGTCGGACGGGGGCTCGTGACGGCCCCGCCGCGATCCGTGACGCCCTCGCCGCGACGAAGACCCACCACTTTACGGCGGGCCCGATCGACAGCGTCGGCGACGTCGGCAACGTCGACGTGGACTGGACGGACTCCGTTTCGGACGTGCAGCGGGCGGTCGAGACGGCAGTCGCACCGCTGCACGACGCCGACACCCTTCCGGTGTTCCTCGGCGGCGACAACTCGACGACGGTGCCGAACGTCGCGTCGCTGCTGTCGAGTGGCTCGGTCGGCGTCGTCAGTCTGGACGCCCATCTCGACTGCCGGGAGCTCCGGGACGGGCCGACGAGCGGGACGCCGTACCGACAGCTGTTCGACCGCGGCCTCGACTCGTTGGCCGTCCTCGGCGCCCGCCACTTCGAGACGAGCACGCGCTACCACGAGTACCTCCGCGAGCAGGGCGGGCAGATCCACCCGGCCTCGGAAGTCGGCGTCGACCCCGGCGGCGTCGCGGCAGCAGCGCTTTCGGAGCTGGCCGACGTCGACACCGTGTACGTGAGCCTCGATATGGACGTGCTGGACGCGGCGGCGGCCCCCGGCGTGAGCGCGCCGACGCCCGGCGGACTCACCTCGCGGGAGCTGTTCGACGCCCTGGGGCGACTCGCGGCCGACGACCGGGTCGCCGGGTTCGAGGTCGTCGAGTGTGCCCCGCCACTGGATAGCGACGGCCGGACGGTGACGACGGCCGCCCGAGCGATCGCGCAGTTCCTCGCGGGGGTGGACCGATGA
- the hutU gene encoding urocanate hydratase has translation MDDSADGEDRIGEPSDQWRSYQGAPTGTDIECEGWRQEAALRLLNNNLDPEVAEDPENLVVYGGTGRAARSWDAYDAILDELRELGDEETLLVQSGKPVGKFTTHERAPRVLIANSNLVGKWDNWDHFHELEAEGKIMYGQMTAGSWAYIGTQGIIQGTYETLAAAGREQFDGSLEGEIVVTGGLGGMGGAQPLAVTMNHGVCIAAEVDEARIDRRLDTGYVQEKTDDLDEAIEAATAAAERGETYSVGVHMNAADMLEGMLERGFVPDIVTDQTSAHDELEGYYPSGYTVEEADELRQSDPDAYVEESVDTMARHVAAILELQDRGAVAFEYGNNIRGQVADHRGSVTTPTGTEHDPFDFPGFVPEYIRPLFCRGKGPFRWLALSGEEADIYRTDEAVKELFPEKEALHRWIDLAQERVQFQGLPSRVCWLGYETSETPEASRNGGGETASDEDGLTERARFALRINELVREGEIEGPIVVTRDHLDAGSVASPNRETEAMKDGTDAVADWPILNALLNTAAGADIVSVHDGGGVGIGNAIHANNHVVLDGTDLAAEKAERVFTTDPGMGVIRHADAGYEEAMDEADRSNVHVPLSDS, from the coding sequence ATGGACGATTCTGCCGACGGCGAGGATCGGATCGGCGAACCGAGCGACCAGTGGCGGTCGTACCAGGGCGCGCCGACCGGCACCGACATCGAGTGTGAGGGGTGGCGACAGGAGGCGGCGCTGCGCCTGCTGAACAACAACCTCGACCCGGAGGTGGCCGAGGACCCGGAGAACCTCGTGGTGTACGGCGGAACCGGCCGCGCAGCGCGCTCCTGGGACGCGTACGACGCGATCCTCGACGAGCTCCGCGAGCTCGGCGACGAGGAGACGCTGCTCGTCCAGTCGGGCAAACCGGTCGGGAAGTTCACCACCCACGAGCGCGCGCCGCGGGTGCTGATCGCGAACTCGAACCTGGTCGGGAAGTGGGACAACTGGGATCACTTCCACGAACTGGAGGCCGAGGGGAAGATCATGTACGGCCAGATGACCGCCGGCTCGTGGGCGTACATCGGGACCCAGGGGATCATCCAGGGGACGTACGAGACGCTGGCCGCCGCGGGCCGCGAACAGTTCGACGGCTCGCTCGAAGGGGAGATCGTCGTGACGGGCGGGCTCGGCGGGATGGGTGGCGCACAGCCGCTCGCCGTGACGATGAACCACGGGGTGTGTATCGCCGCCGAGGTCGACGAGGCCCGGATCGACCGCCGGCTCGACACGGGCTACGTTCAGGAGAAGACCGACGACCTGGACGAGGCCATCGAGGCAGCGACGGCGGCCGCCGAACGCGGCGAGACGTACAGCGTCGGCGTCCACATGAACGCCGCGGACATGCTCGAAGGGATGCTCGAACGCGGGTTCGTCCCCGACATCGTCACGGACCAGACGTCGGCCCACGACGAGCTCGAGGGCTACTACCCGTCCGGCTACACGGTCGAGGAGGCCGACGAACTCCGGCAATCCGACCCCGACGCATACGTCGAGGAGAGCGTCGACACCATGGCCCGCCACGTCGCCGCCATCCTGGAGCTCCAGGACCGCGGCGCCGTCGCGTTCGAGTACGGCAACAACATCCGCGGGCAGGTCGCGGACCACCGCGGGTCGGTGACGACGCCAACCGGAACCGAGCACGACCCGTTCGACTTCCCGGGGTTCGTGCCGGAGTACATCCGGCCGCTGTTCTGCCGGGGGAAGGGGCCGTTCCGCTGGCTCGCGCTGTCGGGCGAGGAGGCCGACATCTACCGGACCGACGAGGCGGTCAAAGAGCTGTTCCCGGAGAAGGAGGCGCTCCACCGCTGGATCGACCTCGCACAGGAGCGCGTCCAGTTTCAAGGGCTCCCCAGTCGGGTGTGCTGGCTCGGCTACGAGACGAGCGAGACGCCGGAGGCGTCTCGAAACGGAGGCGGTGAAACCGCCAGCGACGAGGACGGCCTGACCGAGCGGGCACGGTTCGCGCTGCGGATCAACGAACTCGTGCGGGAGGGGGAGATCGAGGGACCGATCGTCGTGACCCGGGACCACCTCGACGCCGGCAGCGTCGCCAGCCCCAACCGCGAGACCGAGGCGATGAAGGACGGCACCGACGCCGTCGCGGACTGGCCGATCCTGAACGCGCTGTTGAACACCGCCGCGGGCGCGGACATCGTCAGCGTCCACGACGGCGGCGGCGTCGGCATCGGCAACGCCATCCACGCCAACAACCATGTCGTGCTGGACGGCACGGACCTGGCCGCCGAGAAGGCCGAACGCGTGTTCACGACGGACCCGGGGATGGGCGTGATCCGCCACGCCGACGCCGGGTACGAGGAAGCGATGGACGAGGCCGACCGATCGAACGTTCACGTCCCCCTCTCCGACTCATGA